The DNA segment TTCCTGGGCGGCATGGTCAACTACATTCTGGAAAACAAGCTGTACTTCAAGGAATACGTTGAAAAGTACACCCACGCCGCCTTTGTGGTGGGCAAGGATTACGCTTTTAACGACGGCCTGTTCAGCGGCTATGATCCGGTCACGCGCACATACGACAAAAAGACATGGGCGCTGGAAATGGGGCCTGACGGCAAGCCTGTGGTCGATCCCACCTTCCAGAACGAGCGCTGTGTCATCAACATGATGCGCCAGCACTATTCCCGCTACACGCTCAAGAATGTTTCTGATATTACGGGCGTTTCGCAGGAAAATCTGCTCAAGGTCTACAAGGCCTTCTGCGCCACTGGCGGCCCCGACAAGGCTGGCACCATCATGTACGCTCTGGGCTGGACACAGCACACCGTGGGCGTTCAGAACATCCGCCTCTCATCGCTGATCCAGCTCCTGCTGGGTAATATCGGCGTGGCTGGCGGTGGCATCAACGCCCTGCGCGGCGAGCCTAATGTACAGGGTTCCACTGACCATGCCCTGTTGTACAACAACCTGCCCGGCTACCACGGCACCCCTCGCGCCCCGTGGCAGACCCTGGCCGACTACAACAAGGCCAACACCCCTGTCACCAAGCTGCCCAACAGCGCCAACTGGTGGGGCAACAGGCCCAAGTATATCGCCAGCTTGCTCAAAGGCTGGTTTGGCGATGAAGCCACACCTGAAAACGACTTCTGCTATGACCTGCTGGCCAAGCTGGAGCCGGGTGAAGACTGCTCGTACATGTATGCCATGGATAGACTCTATCAGGGCAAAATGCGCGGTGGTTTCATCTTTGGCGTGAACCCCATGAACAGCTTCCCCAATACCAACAAGATGCGCGCCGCTCTGGACAAGCTGGACTGGCTCGTGTGCTCGGAACTGCACAATTCGGAAACCACGGACAACTGGAAGCGCCCCGGTGTGGACCCCAAGGCCTGCAAGACCGAAGTATTCCTGCTGCCTTCGGCTCACCGTATTGAAAAGGAAGGCACAATCAGCAACAGCGGTCGCTGGTTGCAGTGGTTCGATCAGGGCGTCAAGCCCGGCGGCGAAGCCCGCAACTTTGCGGACATCGTTGTGCCCCTGTTCAACCAGATCCGCGAGCTGTACAAGACCGAAGGCGGTGTGCTGCCCGAGCCCATCCTCAAGATGCACTGGACAGACAAGTATGACGCTGCCGAGTGGGCGCGCCGCATCAACGGTTTCTTCTGGGCTGATACCAAGGTGGGCGACAAGCAGTACAAGCGTGGTCAGCTCGTGCCTGCCTTCGCAGCGCTGAAGGACGACGGTACGACCTCGTCACTCAACTGGATATACACAGGCAGCTGGACGGAAGAAGAAGGCAACAAGTCCAAACGCCGTAATACCAGCCAGACCCCCATGCAGGCCAACATCGGCCTGTTCCCCAACTGGTCGTGGTGCTGGCCGGTGAACCGCCGCATTCTGTATAACCGCGCCTCTGTGGATGTGAACGGCAAGCCGTTCAATCCCAAGAAGGCCGTTATTGAATGGGACGGCACCAAGTGGCTGGGCGACGTGCCCGACGGCCCCTGGCCGCCCATGGCCAATGAAGGCGGCAAGCTGCCCTTCATCATGGTGAAGGACGGGCATTCCCAGTTCTTCGCCGCTGGCCCCGCCGACGGCCCCTTCCCCGAACACTACGAACCTGCGGAAACGCCTCTGGCCAGCCATCCGTTCTCCAGGCAGTTGAGCAGCCCGGTGTACAAGTTCCATACCTCTGATATGGACAAGATCGCCGCACCCGCTGACCCCAACTACCCCTATGTGCTGACCACTTACAGCCTCACCGAACACTGGTGCGGCGGCGGCGAAACGCGCAATGTGCCCAACCTGCTCGAAACCGAGCCGCAGCTCTATGTGGAAAT comes from the uncultured Desulfovibrio sp. genome and includes:
- the fdnG gene encoding formate dehydrogenase-N subunit alpha — protein: MKSTRRSFLKGVGAGVLCLTLGQLGFDLGEAQAYAVKLKIEGAKEVISVCPFCSVCCQVIAYVRDGKLVSTEGDPDFPVNEGALCAKGAALFSMYTNDHRLKKPLYRAPNSDHWVEKDWDWTLAQIARRVKDTRDKDFILKNAKGQTVNRLDSIFWMGTSHASNEECAVIHQAIRGLGVVHMDHQARVUHSPTVAALAESFGRGAMTNHWIDIKNSDAVLIIGSNAAEHHPVAFKWVMRAKDNGAVLMHVDPKFSRTSARCDFHVPLRSGTDIPFLGGMVNYILENKLYFKEYVEKYTHAAFVVGKDYAFNDGLFSGYDPVTRTYDKKTWALEMGPDGKPVVDPTFQNERCVINMMRQHYSRYTLKNVSDITGVSQENLLKVYKAFCATGGPDKAGTIMYALGWTQHTVGVQNIRLSSLIQLLLGNIGVAGGGINALRGEPNVQGSTDHALLYNNLPGYHGTPRAPWQTLADYNKANTPVTKLPNSANWWGNRPKYIASLLKGWFGDEATPENDFCYDLLAKLEPGEDCSYMYAMDRLYQGKMRGGFIFGVNPMNSFPNTNKMRAALDKLDWLVCSELHNSETTDNWKRPGVDPKACKTEVFLLPSAHRIEKEGTISNSGRWLQWFDQGVKPGGEARNFADIVVPLFNQIRELYKTEGGVLPEPILKMHWTDKYDAAEWARRINGFFWADTKVGDKQYKRGQLVPAFAALKDDGTTSSLNWIYTGSWTEEEGNKSKRRNTSQTPMQANIGLFPNWSWCWPVNRRILYNRASVDVNGKPFNPKKAVIEWDGTKWLGDVPDGPWPPMANEGGKLPFIMVKDGHSQFFAAGPADGPFPEHYEPAETPLASHPFSRQLSSPVYKFHTSDMDKIAAPADPNYPYVLTTYSLTEHWCGGGETRNVPNLLETEPQLYVEMSPELAKEKGIKNGDGVLLESIRGTCEAIAMVTVRIRPFTVMGRTIHLVGMPFAFGWTTPKCGDSTNRLTVGAYDPNTTIPESKACCVNLRKADKLTEIG